ACCGGGCCGCTACGACTGATTTTAACTTCTTTGTGTAAATGTTTTTGGAGTTCTTTATTGTGGGGAACTAACTCAAAACTCTGTTTTGTCTCCATGATGGCATACTTCTCGCCGTCGATCTTCGCTACGCCTCGATAAGTGCCTTCGACCTCTTTTTCGTTATTGATCTGAACCGCCTTATGGGTAGTTTTTCCTTTGTTCAAACCCTCCCCTACCCGTGCCTTGTCTTGATCCATCCGGACACGTTTTTCTTTATCTATTCGGATCTCGGTAAAATCACGGGTGGTCTTTTTCTGGTGGCTCTTCTCCATGCTTTTGGCAAGTCCTTC
This DNA window, taken from Candidatus Manganitrophaceae bacterium, encodes the following:
- a CDS encoding DUF3363 domain-containing protein, which encodes MEKSHQKKTTRDFTEIRIDKEKRVRMDQDKARVGEGLNKGKTTHKAVQINNEKEVEGTYRGVAKIDGEKYAIMETKQSFELVPHNKELQKHLHKEVKISRSGPVMGIQRVSRGMVRDRKSGRER